One Phycisphaera mikurensis NBRC 102666 DNA window includes the following coding sequences:
- a CDS encoding glycosyltransferase family 4 protein, producing MSGVAQQDPLRVLVVAENASKRAGGEAFLPVQWFRRYLERGVDARLLAHDRYADELRELFPEHADRLHFVADAGIGGAFAHRYRTSRLSPPLRRLLYRPPSRVLFLRRLRRAARALVAEHRVQVVHECNPVSPREPGGLWGLGAPLVVGPLNGAIEPMPGFDAVQARVQGPLKRAAMRVAPLLHRVLPGKRRATLVLAANERTRRALPAVRGEVEVFCENGVDLKLWQPEAIREPDAERPIRFAFLGRLVRWKSVDVLFRAMELLAERGIEAELDVYGRGTDEDRLAAAAASSPAADRLHLHGFVRQEDAAETMRGADAFCLPSVQECGGAVVLEAMALGLPVVVTDWGGPAEYVTGAEGFKVGGGSSEELARGFADAMGALATDAGLRRRAGEAGLRRAAEEAFDWDRRADWMIARLRRVVAAGGS from the coding sequence ATGAGCGGAGTCGCTCAACAGGATCCGCTCCGCGTCCTCGTCGTGGCCGAGAACGCTTCCAAGCGTGCGGGCGGCGAGGCCTTCCTGCCCGTCCAGTGGTTCCGCCGCTACCTCGAGCGCGGCGTCGACGCGCGGTTGCTCGCCCACGACCGCTACGCCGACGAGCTGAGGGAGCTGTTCCCCGAGCACGCCGATCGCCTGCACTTCGTCGCCGACGCCGGTATCGGGGGGGCCTTCGCCCACCGGTACCGGACCAGCCGCCTGTCGCCGCCGCTGCGCCGGCTGCTGTACCGCCCGCCCTCCCGTGTGCTCTTCCTGCGACGGCTCCGCAGAGCCGCGCGTGCGTTGGTCGCGGAGCACCGGGTGCAGGTGGTCCACGAGTGCAATCCGGTGAGCCCGCGCGAGCCCGGCGGGCTCTGGGGCTTGGGGGCGCCGCTGGTGGTGGGGCCGCTGAACGGTGCGATCGAGCCGATGCCCGGATTCGACGCGGTCCAGGCACGCGTCCAGGGGCCGCTGAAGCGGGCGGCGATGCGGGTGGCGCCTCTGCTCCACCGCGTTCTGCCCGGCAAACGCAGGGCGACGCTGGTGCTCGCCGCGAACGAGCGGACCCGCCGCGCGCTGCCCGCGGTGCGGGGCGAGGTGGAGGTCTTCTGCGAGAACGGCGTCGACCTGAAGCTTTGGCAGCCGGAGGCGATCCGCGAGCCCGACGCCGAGCGTCCCATCCGCTTCGCGTTCCTGGGCCGGCTCGTCCGCTGGAAGAGCGTCGACGTGCTCTTCCGCGCCATGGAGCTGCTCGCCGAGCGGGGCATCGAGGCGGAGCTGGACGTCTACGGCCGCGGGACCGACGAAGACCGCCTCGCCGCCGCCGCGGCGTCGTCCCCGGCCGCGGATCGCCTCCACCTGCACGGCTTCGTGCGGCAGGAGGACGCCGCGGAGACGATGCGTGGTGCCGACGCCTTCTGCCTGCCCAGCGTCCAGGAGTGCGGCGGGGCGGTGGTGCTGGAGGCGATGGCCCTGGGGCTCCCGGTCGTCGTCACCGATTGGGGCGGGCCGGCGGAGTACGTCACCGGAGCCGAGGGCTTCAAGGTCGGCGGCGGGAGCTCCGAGGAGCTCGCCCGCGGCTTCGCCGACGCGATGGGCGCCCTCGCCACCGACGCCGGCCTGCGGCGTCGCGCGGGCGAGGCCGGGCTCCGCCGCGCCGCGGAGGAGGCATTCGACTGGGACCGCCGCGCCGACTGGATGATCGCTCGCCTCCGCCGCGTCGTCGCCGCTGGGGGCTCCTGA
- a CDS encoding NAD-dependent epimerase/dehydratase family protein produces the protein MPKENPNPAAEESCCLVTGAAGLIGSHTVELRLARGDRVVGLDDFNGYYDPQQKRANVAGFLDHPNFTLAEADIRDRAAIDELFEVHRFDRVAHLAAMANVRYAIGRTPLYTDVNVTASVHLLEAAWRTWEADGRLGTGSVGKAPGVFAFASTSSAYGKSAALPFREDDPSNAPLSAYPACKKAVELLGHTYANLHGMNFTALRFFSVYGPRARPDMMPFMVTDRVFRGEPITLFSAGELWRDWTYVGDIAAGVSAAMDTPLGYEIVNLGRGEPVRMADFVEIIEELVGKRAILETPPAPASEPERTSADISKARRLLGYDPRTPVAEGLAALWEWYERRPASPAGDAA, from the coding sequence ATGCCCAAGGAGAACCCCAACCCCGCCGCCGAAGAGTCCTGCTGCCTCGTCACCGGGGCGGCGGGGCTGATCGGTAGCCACACCGTGGAGCTGCGTCTCGCCCGGGGCGACCGGGTCGTCGGGCTCGACGACTTCAACGGCTATTACGACCCGCAGCAGAAGCGGGCGAACGTGGCGGGGTTCCTGGACCACCCCAACTTCACCCTCGCCGAGGCCGACATCCGCGACCGGGCGGCCATCGATGAGCTCTTCGAGGTGCACCGCTTCGATCGGGTGGCCCACCTCGCGGCGATGGCGAACGTGCGGTACGCGATCGGCCGGACGCCGCTCTACACCGACGTCAACGTCACCGCCTCGGTCCACCTGCTCGAGGCGGCGTGGCGCACCTGGGAGGCCGACGGCCGGCTCGGGACCGGCTCGGTCGGCAAAGCCCCCGGCGTCTTCGCCTTCGCTTCCACCAGCAGCGCGTACGGCAAGTCGGCGGCGCTGCCCTTCCGCGAGGACGATCCATCCAACGCGCCGCTCTCGGCATATCCCGCCTGCAAGAAGGCGGTGGAGCTGCTGGGCCACACCTACGCGAACCTGCACGGGATGAACTTCACGGCGCTGCGGTTCTTCAGCGTGTACGGCCCGCGGGCCCGGCCCGACATGATGCCCTTCATGGTCACCGACCGGGTCTTCCGCGGCGAGCCGATCACGCTCTTCTCGGCCGGCGAGCTGTGGCGCGACTGGACCTACGTGGGCGACATCGCCGCGGGCGTGTCCGCCGCCATGGACACGCCGCTGGGCTACGAGATCGTCAACCTCGGCCGCGGCGAGCCGGTGCGGATGGCCGACTTCGTCGAGATCATCGAGGAGCTGGTGGGCAAGCGGGCGATCCTCGAGACGCCGCCGGCGCCGGCGAGCGAGCCGGAACGGACCAGCGCCGACATCTCCAAGGCCCGCCGGCTGCTCGGCTACGACCCGAGGACGCCGGTCGCCGAGGGCCTCGCGGCTCTGTGGGAATGGTACGAGCGCCGGCCGGCGTCCCCGGCGGGAGATGCGGCATGA
- a CDS encoding CPBP family glutamic-type intramembrane protease → MLVRLDKWMAASPWHPRVTPFFVYILGLAVSGALTPEGRLGAYAYLPLYALICGVIVFLLWRYRALTPELNLRFHWTVLPSAGLLLAAWLLLGHGYNRLMGVEDARVALADADVFGPLAAGSTLAFGAAFVARGLGMSLVVPLFEELFVRSAVLRAVHRWRGTRTGLLQFAGDMPGLGDAIAERPSVEAAQKEPPALTKQLIETSLGAVTLFSAFASTVVFAASHGVRDWAGCFACGFVWCAMIAYTNRPSLPEDRRAGLGPVIWSHGLVNAGLWGWTWWSGDWQFL, encoded by the coding sequence GTGCTCGTCCGCCTCGACAAGTGGATGGCGGCGAGCCCGTGGCACCCGCGGGTGACGCCGTTCTTCGTCTACATCCTGGGGCTCGCGGTGAGCGGGGCGCTGACGCCGGAGGGGCGGCTGGGGGCGTACGCCTACCTGCCGCTGTACGCGCTGATCTGCGGCGTCATCGTGTTCCTGCTTTGGCGCTACCGCGCCCTCACGCCGGAGTTGAACCTCCGCTTCCACTGGACGGTGCTGCCCTCGGCGGGGCTGTTGCTGGCGGCGTGGCTGCTGCTGGGCCACGGCTACAACCGCCTGATGGGCGTGGAGGATGCGCGGGTGGCGCTGGCCGACGCGGACGTCTTCGGCCCGCTGGCGGCCGGTTCCACGCTCGCCTTCGGCGCCGCCTTCGTCGCCCGCGGGCTGGGGATGTCGCTGGTCGTGCCGCTGTTCGAGGAGCTGTTCGTCCGCTCGGCGGTGCTCCGGGCGGTGCACCGCTGGCGGGGCACCCGCACGGGCTTGCTGCAGTTCGCCGGCGACATGCCCGGCCTCGGCGACGCCATCGCCGAGCGGCCGTCGGTCGAGGCCGCGCAGAAGGAGCCGCCGGCCCTCACCAAGCAGCTGATCGAGACGTCGCTGGGCGCCGTGACGCTGTTCTCCGCGTTCGCGTCGACGGTCGTGTTCGCGGCTTCCCACGGCGTCCGCGACTGGGCGGGCTGCTTCGCCTGCGGCTTCGTGTGGTGCGCGATGATCGCGTACACCAATCGGCCCTCGCTCCCGGAGGACCGGCGGGCGGGCCTGGGTCCGGTGATCTGGAGCCACGGGCTCGTCAACGCGGGCCTTTGGGGGTGGACGTGGTGGAGCGGAGACTGGCAGTTCCTCTGA
- a CDS encoding right-handed parallel beta-helix repeat-containing protein, with product MFNPLEPLETRELFSAVPGIYSNGELLVGERYAIRADANLLPSVRNALDEGRVDIEVVLDPGETYRLQPIDGGPSTVINDLYLRDDKLTFTADPAADADGSGGRASLEVERSESGRRTFPIIIDSKRGGELTLDGVDLSASDHQPGEYIRFVANHGPGSVTLNDASIASARISTAVASPAKPLEPIRTPIDLKPGAPAGIYENGALLSGERFELKSGENILPSVRHALDGGHRNILVALDPGETYYLNPQEQAGLPFINDLFLDGADLTVAAIEEIDADGSGGRADLVVQRNARGGFSNPFYLHASGSGNLQLESVDLSAEGRRSGEFVGFISHYGDGDVRLVDASLEGPTRRFPVSGTAAPAPAPGLPRPVLPTQPARPVAPARPAPPAGEVTAGTGIYLLDGTKLDGYDLRSNTNIIPVIRLAMDRGYTSIEVRLDPGETYDFSPQRGPGLKTVGNLSMSGADLRLVSAASADNDGSGGFATLEVGPDAYGKWSNIIFMPSTSEGKLTLDGISMTMPERQPDDFVDFIVWRGGGELTLFDSKLSGARNNIDVSGFGGPQSQGADIVIDRSIIEHSNAPDRDLYFEPGRTGGPANGIYARNYNSIKVQDSVFYHNGWRDDAFLNTHASAYSHGLYLNTGDAKSFDPRDTQIINTIFSDNGANAAQLRQGGIVRDSFFYNSPFGISLPAGEVSSSAFASGDTIWPRDGETKTGYQRWKDRGGYQIQIDHDARIDSRRLGPVAVRNNVFADAQANHEQRGPIHHNPDPARPQPVRASGNYELNWVDYQPFTPGNNYSGVGIDRFNTGSTALDGEFGSRYQTVDEIVDAAVNRDRGGYGLDGLPEARDLVSFYRNRALAAAG from the coding sequence ATGTTCAACCCACTCGAACCCCTCGAAACCCGCGAGCTGTTCTCAGCCGTTCCCGGCATCTACAGCAACGGTGAACTGCTTGTGGGCGAGCGCTACGCGATCCGGGCGGACGCCAACCTGCTCCCCTCCGTCCGCAACGCTCTTGACGAGGGCCGCGTGGACATCGAGGTGGTGCTCGACCCCGGCGAGACCTACCGCCTCCAGCCGATCGACGGTGGTCCTTCGACTGTCATCAACGACTTGTACCTCCGCGACGACAAGCTGACCTTCACCGCCGATCCCGCGGCGGACGCGGACGGCTCCGGCGGCCGGGCGAGTTTGGAAGTGGAGCGGTCCGAGTCGGGTCGGCGCACCTTCCCCATCATCATCGATTCCAAGCGGGGCGGCGAGCTGACGCTCGATGGGGTCGATCTCTCGGCTTCGGACCACCAGCCCGGCGAGTACATCCGGTTCGTGGCGAATCACGGTCCCGGCTCGGTCACGCTGAACGACGCCAGCATCGCCAGTGCCCGGATCTCGACCGCGGTTGCCTCGCCGGCGAAGCCGCTTGAGCCGATTCGCACGCCCATTGATCTCAAGCCGGGTGCCCCGGCCGGCATCTACGAGAATGGGGCCCTCCTGTCGGGCGAGCGTTTCGAGCTGAAGTCCGGGGAGAACATCCTTCCCTCCGTGCGGCATGCGCTCGACGGCGGCCACAGAAACATCCTTGTTGCGCTGGATCCGGGCGAAACGTACTACCTCAACCCGCAGGAGCAGGCGGGCCTGCCTTTCATCAACGACCTGTTCCTCGATGGTGCGGATCTCACGGTCGCCGCGATCGAGGAGATCGACGCTGACGGTTCGGGCGGCCGGGCCGACCTCGTCGTTCAGCGGAACGCCCGAGGTGGTTTCAGCAATCCGTTTTATCTGCACGCTTCGGGCTCGGGAAATCTCCAGCTCGAAAGCGTCGACTTGAGCGCCGAGGGCCGCCGCTCGGGCGAGTTCGTCGGCTTCATCAGCCACTACGGCGATGGCGATGTCCGCCTGGTGGATGCGAGCCTTGAGGGACCGACCCGGCGCTTCCCCGTGTCAGGCACGGCCGCCCCCGCCCCCGCCCCCGGTCTGCCGCGGCCGGTGCTGCCGACGCAGCCTGCCCGGCCCGTCGCTCCGGCCCGCCCGGCCCCGCCGGCCGGCGAGGTCACCGCCGGCACCGGCATCTACCTGCTTGACGGCACCAAGCTCGACGGCTACGACCTGCGGTCTAACACCAACATCATCCCGGTGATCCGCTTGGCGATGGATCGCGGCTACACCTCCATTGAGGTCCGCCTCGATCCGGGCGAGACTTACGACTTCAGCCCGCAGCGGGGCCCCGGTCTCAAGACGGTCGGCAACCTTTCGATGTCGGGTGCGGATCTCCGCCTCGTCTCTGCGGCGAGCGCAGACAACGACGGCTCGGGTGGGTTCGCCACGCTGGAGGTCGGCCCGGACGCCTACGGGAAGTGGAGCAACATCATCTTCATGCCCAGCACAAGCGAGGGCAAGCTCACGCTCGACGGCATCAGCATGACGATGCCCGAGCGGCAGCCAGACGATTTCGTGGACTTCATCGTCTGGCGGGGCGGGGGCGAGCTCACTTTGTTCGACAGCAAGCTCTCCGGAGCCCGCAACAACATCGACGTGTCCGGCTTCGGCGGCCCGCAGTCGCAGGGCGCCGACATCGTGATCGACCGCTCGATCATTGAGCATTCAAACGCTCCCGACCGCGACCTCTATTTTGAGCCAGGCAGGACCGGCGGGCCGGCCAACGGCATCTACGCCCGCAACTACAACTCGATCAAGGTGCAGGACAGCGTCTTCTACCACAACGGGTGGCGGGACGATGCGTTCCTGAACACGCACGCGAGCGCCTACAGCCACGGCCTGTACCTCAACACCGGCGACGCGAAGAGCTTCGACCCGCGGGACACTCAGATCATCAACACGATCTTCTCGGACAACGGTGCCAATGCGGCTCAGCTCCGGCAGGGCGGTATCGTGAGAGACAGCTTCTTCTACAACAGCCCCTTTGGCATCAGCCTGCCCGCGGGTGAGGTTTCCAGCTCCGCCTTTGCTTCCGGCGACACCATCTGGCCGAGGGATGGCGAGACCAAGACCGGCTACCAGCGCTGGAAAGATCGCGGCGGCTACCAGATCCAGATCGACCACGACGCCAGGATCGACAGCCGCCGCCTCGGCCCGGTCGCTGTCCGCAACAACGTGTTCGCGGACGCGCAGGCGAATCACGAGCAGCGTGGTCCGATCCACCACAACCCCGATCCTGCGCGACCACAGCCGGTTCGAGCTTCGGGCAACTACGAGCTCAACTGGGTTGACTACCAACCCTTCACTCCCGGCAACAACTACTCCGGCGTCGGGATCGATCGGTTCAACACCGGCTCCACCGCGCTCGACGGCGAGTTTGGTTCCCGTTACCAGACGGTCGATGAGATCGTCGACGCCGCGGTCAATCGTGATCGCGGCGGGTACGGTCTCGATGGCCTCCCCGAGGCCCGCGACCTGGTCTCGTTCTACCGCAATCGGGCCCTCGCCGCCGCGGGTTAA